GCGGCATCTGCGCCTTCTGCGAGCAGCCGCGGAACGACGAGCCCGACGAGATCGTCCGGGTGGCCGTCGCGCTGGAGGAGCACCTCGCCCGCGATCACGATCTCTCGTGGTCGCGCGCAAGGGAGACCGCGCGGAGCTGGCTGGACCGGGCCATCGAATCCACGCGCCACGTCGGGTAGCCCGCTCGTTTGCTCGCGTGCACGGTCCGTTCGACTAGAGTTCAGCGCATGGCACACCGCGAGGAGCTGGAGCCGCTGCAGGGCGCGCTTTCCGAGGCCCTGGGCGGGCTCGCGAAGCGCGGCGCCCCCTCGACGCTCTGGCCGCTCTGGCAGCTGGCCGCCGGAGCCGCCGCTGCGGGCAGCTCGCGGCCGGTGTCGTTCGAGCGCGGCACGCTGCAGGTCGAGATCGACACGCCGGCCTGGCTCGCAGCGCTGCAGGGCCAGGAGGCAGAGCTCGTGGCTCGGCTCAAGAAGTCGTTGCCGGGGTTTTCGCGGCTGGAGCTGCGGCTGCGCTGGGGGAACCGGTGAAGGCGCTGCTCTTGTTGGCCGTCCTGGCGGCTTCGCCTGCCCCCGCGACGGATCCGGCAGCCCTCGAGGTTCGCGCCGCAGAGCAGGTGAACGCCGCGTTCGTGGCCGCCAAGCTCGTGCCCCCGATGCGCG
The sequence above is a segment of the Deltaproteobacteria bacterium genome. Coding sequences within it:
- a CDS encoding DUF721 domain-containing protein, which produces MAHREELEPLQGALSEALGGLAKRGAPSTLWPLWQLAAGAAAAGSSRPVSFERGTLQVEIDTPAWLAALQGQEAELVARLKKSLPGFSRLELRLRWGNR